The genomic window CGTGTCCCAAGAGGCTGCACGAGTTATGAATATATAGTAGACCAAATTAGGGTTGAAAAATATGGAAAGAAACAAGAGGtttcattgaaaaatattttgtcttGAATGTGTATAAAAATCTTTCCATTTTTGTTAAAAACCTATTTTGATGCCCTTTTTTCACGTGTAAACAAAAGCCATAAGATGTATTTGGACATGATTTTATAAATGGAAACTTCTTTGTGATTTgattcttaatttattttaattttatttgatttatattgattttaaatgaataaaatcaaaataaatataataaaaatgaaaataaacctATCAAAAGGTGCTTGGGCTTTTAATGAGTAATCTTTTGAatcgaggcttgaaacttggtatggGATCTCTTTGAAGCATATAAGAATCcaagaagtccacttgaggtgtcagaaactgacttttctttgagaagaacaaaaccctagtttgaaggGTAGTTGATTAGGGGAGTATATACTCAGTCGAGTATTTAGACTTTGATTTTCAAATGATCttgagtgggcaaattttggggtatgacagctgcccctgttcaatcttcttatatctgaagatgtagactggcatgtaTGCCTGTCGggatctgagggtagaagaggattgaacactagaatacccataaatttgccctagctgaagtagggacctttgtcgaagatgggcttgaagatgccatccaagtgttctggagatgggcttaaagatgccatctagctgaatggggggtcatgcttcccgGGGTGTGTATATCATAGATCTTCAGACtgtttggggttcaagcttccaaacgtatatctggGATAGCGATTCAtagatgttcggggttcgagcttccgaaacatctaacacagaattcagatcattcggggttcaagcttccgaaacatatctgccgtagatttcagaatatccggggttcaggcttccggaatatttctgtcgtagaattcagattatccggggttcaagcttccggagcatatctgttgtaaaattcagatcattcggggttcaagcttccgaaacatatctgtcgtagatttcagaacatccgggggtcacgcttccggaacgtttctgtcgtagttttcagattatccggggttcaagcttccagaacATATCTGTTGAGAactcagatcattcggggttcaagcttccgaaacatatctgccgtagatttcagaacatccgggggtcatgcttccggaacgtttctgtcgtagatttcagattatccggggttcaagcttccggaacatatctgttgagaattcagatcattcggggttcaagcttccgaaacatatctgccgtagatttcagaacatccgggggtcatgcttccggaacatttctgtcgtagatttcagattatccggggttcaagcttccggaacatatctgttgagaattcagatcattcggggttcaagcttccgaaacatatctgccgtagatttcagaacatccgggggtcatgcttccggaacatttctgtcgtagatttcagattatccggggttcaagcttccggaacatatctgttgagaatctggggttcaagcttccagactgTATATTTGATAGACACTGGTTTTTGTTGATGCTTTTTCTTTGGCCAGCTGGTCAACCtgaaaggtaaagttagttttatgcgaTGACATGATGTATGTATTGCATTGTAGTATGAAACTCTCAAAGTAAATGAGAATCTTCGCATGCTATGTTTGTGTTTGCTATGATGAAGCATATGATGCATGGAAGTAGATGCATGATGTATGGGTATGTTTATGTAGATGCTTGTTGATAACTCTGCATAGTAGCTTTTCGcgggaaaataaatccccatTTGTTGTCAGAGATGTTAACAATATGATTGTATGGCGAATTTCTTGTCTTTTTGTGCAAGAATATCTGGTTGGAGATTTTTATTTGTACTTGAGGCGTACATCCTTGTAGGAGAACGATGCTTTCTTTGAGAAATGCTTTGTGGGGATACCTTCATACCATTGACTATGGGAGGACACCTGGATGATTTTGATGTTATTCTATTGTTTTTCCTGTTTCCTGTGAATGTAGGAATACTCTGGCAAGCACTAGtcatgcatatgttcattcaaaattatcattggacgtttgcatACTCAAAAcagagaaagtaaaaaaaaaataaacttgaAGTAATTTTGTATTGATTTGGAAAAGTGCCATAACAGGcgaattagtacaaggagacagaATTCCTAGTAAGAGGAAATTGTCGTGCAATTTTTGAAAGGAAGTACAAAGGGAATAAAGAAAAACAGCTATGTGGAAGTGATCTCATTGGGTTTCGACTCAGCTATTGCCATTATGCCTTCGAatatctcatcccttgcttgtttgGAAAAGACGATTGCATTGATTAGTGCCTTTTGAACTTGATCTTGGTAACAGAGTTAATTGGAGATTGACGAGTGATGATCCaatgggacatagtcgtacgctttaatccctaacttttgcctagaccgccttttcaggtttttagCCTACcgggatacccctttttgcccaagccgccctttcaggttttcgacttgccgggtgtacatttttttatatttatatccctaatttttgcccgaacccttttggttcgtcaggatgcccttatttttgcctaggtatgtCAACCTAGCGGGTctattttatgcgtagtattttttgactatgtctgcattcacagggtgcgggaagtcttcgccatccattgtggtgagcatcatggctccgccggagaatatctTCTTAATCACAAATGGTCCTTCATACgttggagtccacttgcccctgggatcaccttgtggaagAATGATGCGCTTTATTACCAAGTCGCCAGTCTGGTATGCCTGGTGCCTGACCTTTTTGTTAAacgctttgatcatacgtttctgatataattgtccatgacatacagccgcgagcctcttctcatcaatcaagtttatctggtctagtcgagtctggatccacTCGTCTTCGCCCAAATCTGCCTCTTTCATAATtctcagggaaggaatctgaacttCGATAGGCAAGACCGCCTTCATACCATAAACCaatgagaaaggagttgccccagttgaggtACGTGCAGAAgtacgataaccatgaagagcaaatggtaacatctcatgccaatctttgtatgtCACCgtcatcttctgtacaatcttctttatatttttgttggcggcttccactgcgccattcatctttggtctgtatggagaagaattgtggtgtttaatcttgaactgcgtgcagagcTCAGTGACCATTTTGTTGTTCAGATTGGTACCATTATCTGTAataatcctttcagggatgccataccgacatatgagattatgcttgatgaaacgagccaccacattcttggttactGAAGCAAATGAGGCCGCATCCACCCACTTTGtaaaataatcaatagccacgaGGATAAAGCGATGCCCATTGGAAGCGGTAGGCTTGATttccccgatcatatcaatgccccacattgcaaaaggccaaggagcagtcaaGACATTTagtggaactggaggtacgtgCACTTTATCAGCGTAAATTTGACATTTATGACAAGTCCTGGAATGATGGTGACAATCAGTCTCCATAGTAGACCAGTAATAGCCTGCTCTcaaaatctttttagccatagtatgcccgctggaatgagttccaaaaacaccatcgtgcatgtcttccattatttcttctgcttccttcttgttcacacaacgaagcaaagttgaGTCATGATTGCGTTTGTATAAGATCCCATTACTCAGGAAGAATTTGGCCGAGAACCTTCTTAAAAACTTCCTATCATTGATGGATGTCCCTTCAGGATATTCCTGGGCTTCAAGATATCTTTTCACTTCATAGAACCAAGGTTTCTCGTCTGCTCCTTCTGTAACAACCTCGCAACAATGTGCCGGTTCATCCAATCTTTCAATAATGATCAGGggtgcctcattgtcccacctaactttaaacatagatgacatggtagctagcacatctgccaattgattctcttcTCGTGGAATATGCTCAAAAGTAACCTCTTCGAAATAAGGGATCAAAGTTAACACGtattccttgtaagggatgagattaggatgcttcgtgtcccactCTCCTTTGACCTGACTGATTACCAAGGCTGAGTCTCCATACACTTCTAGAAATTTGATTCTCAAGTCGATTGCGGCTTTGAGACCCATGATGCACGCTTCATATTcggccatattgttggtgcagtcgaagcaTAGTctagcagtgaatggtgtatgtccacCTTCAGGAGAAATAATTACAGCGCCGataccattgccaagtgcattcgaagctccatcaaaaaccatagtccatcgggatcctggttcaggtccttcatccggaccaggCTCTTCATAGTCGGTAACAAGCATGatatcttcatctggaaattcaaagtTCATGGACTGATAATCATCTACCGCTTGATGAGCCAAATGATCCGCTAGTACACTTCCTTTAATTGCCTTCTGTGTAGTATACTGAATGTCATACTCTGTcaatatcatttgccatcttgctattcgtccagagagagcgggCTTCTCGAAAacatacttgatgggatccattttagagatcaataaagtagtatggttcaacatatactgtcttagtcggcgagcagcccatgccaaagcacagcaagttttctcgagcagtgagtatcttgtttcacagtcggtaaactttttgctaaggtagtatattgcatgctcttttcgaccagactcgtcatgttgccccagtacacaccccattgagttctctaATACTgtcaggtacattatcagaggtcttccatcAACTGGTGGCATCAGAACTGGAGGTTCTTGAAggtactctttgattttgtcaaaagcTAACTGACACTCGTCATTCCATCTTACCACTTGATCTTTcctcaacagtttgaagattggtACACAAGTAGTTGTCAGGTGGGAAATAAACCTTgcaatataattcaaacgtcccagGAAACCCCGGACTTCCTTCTCAGTACGTGGTgcaggcatttcttgaatagctTTAACTTTGGCCGGGTCAACTTCAATACCTCTACTGCTGACGAAGAACCCTAGGAGCTTACCGGATCTTgccccaaaagtgcacttgttcggattcaatctcaatttgtacTTCTTTAACCTGTCAAAAAGCTTTTGCAAATGGATGaggtgttcttcttcagtgtcaGATTTTgcgatcatatcatccacatacacttctatttcttggtgaatcatatcatggaacaaggctaccattgcacgctgatatgtcgcccctgcgttcttcaaaccgaaaggcattaccttATAACAAAAGGTCCCCCAAGGCGTTGTGAatgttgtcttctccatgtcttctggtgccatcttgatctgattgtaaccggagaaaccatccatgaaagagaacactTTGCATTGTGCGGTACTGTCTACCAGTGTATCAATGTGAGGCAGCGGAAAATCATCCTTTGGACTTGCTCGATTTAGATCtctatagtcaacacacattctgactttcccatcCTTTTTAGGTACTGGCACAATGTTagcgatccatggtggataactcACTACCTTTAGAAACCCAGCATTGAACGGTTTCTCAACTTCGTCTTTGATCCTTTTGGCCATATCAGGTCTACTTCTTCGTAGCTTCTGCTTCACCGGAGGACTGTCTTCCTTGATTGGCAAACGGtgcaccacaatatcagtatcaagaccgggcatatcttcgtaggaccaagcgaAGATCTCAACATAGTTTCGTAGCATCTGGACTAGtctctgtttgacactgtcttcCAACCCAGCGCCtaccttgacttctttcttttcttcgtcagtaccAAGATTCACAATTTCAATcggctcttcgtgcggctgtatggttctttcttcttgctctaacagtctggcaagttctctaggcacttcacaatcttcctcgccttcatcctcagcttggtagatcggattatcAAAGTCATAATTGGCagtagcagagtcgttatcaatgggATCCAAAGTGGATGTGAATCTGCagtgtattatgtgggtgtgtgtaagaacacatagctttaATAATAtgacaaaagaaaacaaaaacatagAGCGCAATATTTGAATATGAAAACGTCCAATGatttatttgaatgaaaatatgattATGACATGACAAACCCTAACAAATGGACCAACTATGCCCCGGGCAAGGCATATGGCTTTGAAGTTTATTGTTTGAATTACATAACCGAAACTTggactagaaaacaataaaaaacagGAAAAATTGCAATTACTCCTGGTTGAAGGAGATAGAGATAACATCTTCGGTCTTCCAGTTGTTCAGCCCATTATCAGGTGTCGGGAAGATCCACTTGTCTAGATTGCAGTTGTTCTCCCCATCTTCCAAGGCATTGACTCCTTTGCTGACGAAATGAGACATTAATCCTCCAAGCCGGGTGTGATGATTATTCTTCTGAGTTCCAGCAGTACAACCTAAACCAAGTTTGTCAGATTTATACGGGACATCAATGAGTTGGCCCCAAACAgtacaaccaccttcttcaacTACAGCCTTAGCATCcttcagagaagccattgttgaAGGGATCCGGGTAACTTTAGGAACAGTAGGAGTGTGCTTGGCGGTAGAGACAACTTGAGGAACCAATTCAAAAGTCTGGCAAGGAGTCTCGAGGAATTCGCCGTTCACTTCGATATACTTGTACTCATTCACACAgctaaccacatactcttcttccccATGCACAGTGACGATCTTGCCATTTGCAAGGTACTTCAGCTTCTGATGCAAAGTAGATGTCACAGCACCTGCCTCATGTATCCACGGACGCCCGAGCAAGCAAGAATAGGCGGGGTGgatatccatcacatagaacaaggAGTTGAAagtttgagaacccactctgattgggagctcaaCCTCTCCATAGACTGTACTCTTCGACCCATCGAAAGCCTTTACCACCACATTACTGGGCATTAGCACTATCCCTTCAGAATCAAGTCTATCCAGCACCAATTTAGGCAATACATTCAGCGAGGAGCCATTATCCACCAGCACATGGGACAAAGTAGTACCCTTACACTCAATGGAGATGTGCAAGGCTTTGTTATGACTCTTTCCAGCAGGAgtcagatcagcatcagaaaaccccaGGTAATTGTTTGTTGTCAAACTTGCAACACAGTTCTCAAATTGATtaacagaaatctcttgtggtacatgcGCCGCTTTTAGAAACTTCATCAAAGCCTTAGCATGGGCCTCAGAACAGGTTAACAATGATAGCATGGATATCTTGGAGGAAGTGTGCCCCAACTGTTCGATCACATCGTAATCACTCTTCCGGATGATCTTCAAAATTTCATCCATTTCCTTCTGAGAGACTTCTTCATCAGTAGCTTCTACCGGTGTCTGAACTGGCTCCAGCATTGGCCTTTTCCCTCGCACATCAGCAGTTGAATCGGGAACAGGGACCTGGGTTGAGATATTGGCATCAGGGGAGATTTCCGGAGAGAAaattcttccacttcttgtaacCTTGCTGGTCCCTACAATATTGTCAACGTCAGGACTAGGAACTTTGACAGGCTTATCATTCAGGGCTTCTTGTTTCACACCATGGATATACACATCATTACCATAGCTCCAAGGGACAACCTTGTTAAAGGAGTACGGGATCGGGCCAGGCTTGGTAATGATCAAGGGAGCTACCTTGGGCTCAGCAGTGATCCTTATGGGGCCTTTGGTAGGGATTCTGATAGGAGTCTTGGAAATTACGGACACGTCTTCAATTTTCAAGTTCTGAGCTAAATCTTCACATAATTTTTCCACAGAAGGCACTTTTTCAAACATGATCTTTCGATTATCCATCAGGCATTGAATACCAATCTTCAACCTTGTACAACCATTTGATTGAGACGAGCAGTAATAACAGTCTTCAATGCAACCCGGAAATAAACCGGCTTGCAACAGCTTCTTCTTGATAAGAGGGAGTGGAGTAGTCAGACTCATCACATTAGTAACATAGGATTCTTCGTCAACAACATTGACAGCTTTGTCATGCTTCAGCATAGGAGCAGTAATAACATtgggagtttctggaggatcgaactcgatttctcctgcgtcaatcatatcttggattttgtgTTTCAGTGTCCAGCAGTTGTTAGTGTCATGCCCCACACAGTcagaatggtaagcacatcttgcgtTAGGATCATAACGAGGAGAAGATGTATTGATGTTTGGCGGAGCTATAGGTGCAAGTAACTTTGCCTTCAGCAAGTGTTGCCATGCTTGATTCAaagacatattgatctttgtaaaGTTTCGTCTAGGCGCGTCTTGTCTACGCTGGTATCCCTGTTGTTGACTTTGTCGAGGTGTTGGTGTAGAGATTAAGACAGCTCCAACAGATTGGCTACTATCATTTCTGTTGCGACCCCTCTGGCTGTGCACAGCATTAGCTTCAGTCTTTCCACTATATGGCTTCTTCGTAACACCAGAAGaggtagccacctgaattttccCACTTCGGATGCCACTTTCAACCCGCTCCCCAGTCAATATCAAGTCAGTAAACCCAgctgatgagcttcccagcaaataacTATAAAATGGACCAGTCAAAGTAcccatgaacatatctaccagcTCCCTATCTGTTAGAGAaggttgaactctgccagccaagtctctccacttttgagcgtactccttgaaactttcttttggaccCATGGACATGTTCTGCAATTGTGTACGAGTCGGTGCGAGATCagaattgtattggtattgcttgtagaaagcaacaaccaagtcctcccattcgagttgagttcctgTCAAACTCTCTTGGAACAAGTGGGCCCACAACATCTTGTCGGCAGTgtgaggttggatcttcctcacataggattttAGGTGCAGCTtcggacaagagactccatcatacttcgCAAAGGTCGgagttttgaactttggaggaataactaCTCCTGAGATGAGCCCTAGTTCCTCAAAGTCTAACCCTGGGATCTTCTGGATTTCTACAGCCTTCATTCGTTCCTCCAACTGTCTGTACTTATCTTCTGGATACTCTTCATCATCATagtacccttcttcttcttcatcttgctTGACAGAACCATTGCTCTTCTGATCAGTCTTACTACTAACATTGTCATCTTGTTCAGTCTCTTCTGGGATATCGACTTCTTtggcctttttgagagggcctcgaaatcttcttcccatgttgaaAACGCCCACAGGCTTCTTAGTCTTCTTCTCATTCTTAGTAAGGAGGGTCTTCAGCTCTTCCTGCCCTTTAGCCAGACTCAAGATCAgggcttggaactcagcattctgTGCTTgcagatccttaactgattgctCGAGAGGATTCATTTTCTcagctgaaataaacagcgagaataTGAGTGTCTTGTCATAGAAACctgctatgcaatgtttatgaatggtatgattatgattatgcaatgttttcaaggagttAAAGGATTTTAACACATAGGAAAAAAAACTTGACATAAAAGTATCAACTTGCAAGACCAATACATCCATAATTCATCAGTTACATCAAAGTATAAGAAAATAGGTAACTAATTTCTAGGATCTTTGTCTTCCTGGTGGCGCTTCCTCTTCAGGATTCTGACTTCTTCCCGGTGACTCTTGATCATTTCTTCCCGTTCTTGAACAAGTCTAGAAATCTCCTGCTCCCATGAATTAATCTGGTCTGGGGAGACGAAATCTTCAACCTTCCACTTGCGAGAAAAGTAGTCGAGCAAACCTTCTTTCTCTTTAACATCGGCTATCAATGCTTCTTTTTCAGCTTCGGCTCCTTGTAAGCGTCTCTCAAAGTCATCCCTCTCTCTCTTCAGTTGGTTGATAGTTGCCATAAAGTCTTTATTTGGAGAAGGAACATATGGTTCAAACACAATAGGAGCAACAGGGGGAGTAACCCTTGGTACTACAGGTGTATCAGATGGGTATGGTATCCCAAATTCAACGACCCGATCGTAAACCCACTTAAAATAAAGATCTGAAGGGACATAATTTCTTCTTCCCAAATCTCTTATACCCACCTTCCTTACTTCTGACCAAGCTTTAATAAAAAGACCTTTCTTTCCGGCGGTGTCAGAACCATAGTCAAAGTCTTCAGCACTGAGATATATAGAACGCGGCTTATCTTTCAAGGCAAAACCGAACTGATGTCGAGCTAAAATTGGGTTGTAAGTGATTCCCCCTCGAGTaccaagaagaggcacattagggaactcCCCACATCGGTCGAATAACTGGATCCCTTCGAACTCCTTTGGATACCAAATGATGTCGTCATACGAAAGTTTCATAATTCTTTGAATCCAAGTCAAACCCTCCTCATTCCTTATCACTGATCGaggcaagtgcgaaataaaccacttgtgCAAAAGAGGAATACATCCGAGAACACACCCTTGTCTTTTAGATACTCTAGCATTGATAGAgtgcaataaatcaccaagtagggtaggaacaggattcttgctaaggaatatcttaatagcagccctatcaacaactttgtcacaACGGTGAAACAAAACCTGTCCATATATCAATAAAGTTAGAACACTTTCCAAAGCATCCATGCTTAAAGATTTGGCTAGAATCTCAGCTTTCTCGTATAAGAAATCCACAGGTATCCCTGAGTAGTCCCTTCTATTAATCCAAACCTTGTTAATTTCTGCTTTGGGTAAGTGTAAAGCAGCAGCgatgtcttccaacttaggacctccCTCTTCACCTGTGTAAGGAATTTGATCAGGTATGGGAATATCCATTATGCGAGAAAATTCTTCCAATGTTGGTACCaattgaaaatctctataagtaaaGCAGTGAAGGAGAGGATCATAGAACTGCATCATAGAATTCAGGAGAGCTTCGTCCACTTTAGTTCGTACCAAACTTATCAGCCTATTGAGAGACTCGGAGAGGACGAGAGAACCAGTAATGTCATCGCATAAGAGCTTCAATGTAGTTGGTACTTTCTTGAAATGGAGAAAGAATGGCTTACGGACCAGGATTTCCATATTCAGGTGACCCTGCAAAACAAAACATGGTTAAAATCCTTTACTTCCTTGAAATGGGTTAATTATGTTAtggatgcatgtatgcatgatgcatcgtAATAGATCcacacaaatcaaacaattttggtttaaggcttgcatggagtataaTCAGGTGCCTACCCTTTCCCAAAGATACTTCTAAAGATGAGGATAAAATTAGTAACCAGGTTCtaaaagttatccagaattgtcagtccttctaaagcaccctcggacatgatgcatttgcaccatgcaatgatactttgagagagaacctatctgaattgtagcatcgggtagcgactagttctcaacatttgtcaagagtagtccccccactacattcctaaaggccaagatgggttaaagggtaactaaaggtcctcgagctccggcgcacccaaagttacatacatagacctccctcatttgagaaaggtgtgcatatatctatggagtcctaactcaagcgtgaacttcatattgactcatctcccacatatgtgaaagaggtcgccatgactatgccactcctatcttaagtgtacttgaatccgggtataggattcatccttC from Vicia villosa cultivar HV-30 ecotype Madison, WI unplaced genomic scaffold, Vvil1.0 ctg.001048F_1_1_1, whole genome shotgun sequence includes these protein-coding regions:
- the LOC131632880 gene encoding uncharacterized protein LOC131632880 → MNPLEQSVKDLQAQNAEFQALILSLAKGQEELKTLLTKNEKKTKKPVGVFNMGRRFRGPLKKAKEVDIPEETEQDDNVSSKTDQKSNGSVKQDEEEEGYYDDEEYPEDKYRQLEERMKAVEIQKIPGLDFEELGLISGVVIPPKFKTPTFANYLLGSSSAGFTDLILTGERVESGIRSGKIQVATSSGVTKKPYSGKTEANAVHSQRGRNRNDSSQSVGAVLISTPTPRQSQQQGYQRRQDAPRRNFTKINMSLNQAWQHLLKAKLLAPIAPPNINTSSPRYDPNARCAYHSDCHDKAVNVVDEESYVTNVMSLTTPLPLIKKKLLQAGLFPGCIEDCYYCSSQSNGCTRLKIGIQCLMDNRKIMFEKVPSVEKLCEDLAQNLKIEDVSVISKTPIRIPTKGPIRITAEPKVAPLIITKPGPIPYSFNKVVPWSYGNDVYIHGVKQEALNDKPVKVPSPDVDNIVGTSKVTRSGRIFSPEISPDANISTQVPVPDSTADVRGKRPMLEPVQTPVEATDEEVSQKEMDEILKIIRKSDYDVIEQLGHTSSKISMLSLLTCSEAHAKALMKFLKAAHVPQEISVNQFENCVASLTTNNYLGFSDADLTPAGKSHNKALHISIECKGTTLSHVLVDNGSSLNVLPKLVLDRLDSEGIVLMPSNVVVKAFDGSKSTVYGEVELPIRVGSQTFNSLFYVMDIHPAYSCLLGRPWIHEAGAVTSTLHQKLKYLANGKIVTVHGEEEYVVSCVNEYKYIEVNGEFLETPCQTFELVPQVVSTAKHTPTVPKVTRIPSTMASLKDAKAVVEEGGCTVWGQLIDVPYKSDKLGLGCTAGTQKNNHHTRLGGLMSHFVSKGVNALEDGENNCNLDKWIFPTPDNGLNNWKTEDVISISFNQE